In the genome of Roseofilum reptotaenium CS-1145, the window CGCACCCTTATCCTTAGCTTTAGCCCATACTGATATCACTGACGATAAAGTGGTTCTCAGCAACTGGGAAGAAACAGACTTCCGCACCAATGAAGATCCCTGGTGGACATAACTCCCCTCTTCCATTTCCATAAGCGCTGAATTTATAAAGTTTACATCCTGTTCATAACTGATGAAATACTGTTCTGTCTTAACAACCTGGCGCAGGTTAGTGTTAGTAGCGATCGCCGCAATCTCTATCTTTGCCGCCTCCGATCTCATTAACCCCCAACCCGCAGCCGCCTACCCCTTTTGGGCCCAAGAAACCGCTCCTATCACTCCCCGTGAAGCCACCGGCCGCATTGTCTGCGCCAACTGCCACCTAGGAGCCAAACCCACCGAAGTCGAAGTTCCCCATTCCGTCCTCCCTGACACCGTATTCAAAGCCGTCGTTAACATTCCCTACGACACCAGCGTACAGCAAGTGTTAGGCGATGGTAGTCCTGGTGGTCTCAATGTCGGTGCAGTCTTAATGCTGCCCGAAGGATTTAAGATTGCGCCCGAAGATCGCCTCTCTGAAGAACTCAAAGAAGAAACTGAAGGCGTTTATTATCAAACCTACACCGCAGACCAAGAAAACGTCATTCTGGTTGGCCCTCTTCCCGGTGACGACCATCAAGAAATTGTCTTCCCCGTTCTCTCTCCTGACCCCAAAACCGACAAATCCATTAACTATGGTAAATATGCCATTCACGTCGGTGGAAACCGAGGTCGCGGTCAAGTCTATCCCACTGGAGACAATACCAACAATACCGTTTCTTCCGCTTC includes:
- the petA gene encoding cytochrome f, yielding MKYCSVLTTWRRLVLVAIAAISIFAASDLINPQPAAAYPFWAQETAPITPREATGRIVCANCHLGAKPTEVEVPHSVLPDTVFKAVVNIPYDTSVQQVLGDGSPGGLNVGAVLMLPEGFKIAPEDRLSEELKEETEGVYYQTYTADQENVILVGPLPGDDHQEIVFPVLSPDPKTDKSINYGKYAIHVGGNRGRGQVYPTGDNTNNTVSSASVAGTIASISELEYGGYEVTIQPADADAVVTSIPAGPELIVSEGDEVAAGQALTNNPNVGGFGQIDTEIVLQDATRIQGMIAFLVLIMITQIFLVLKKKQFEKVQAAEMNF